One segment of Carya illinoinensis cultivar Pawnee chromosome 1, C.illinoinensisPawnee_v1, whole genome shotgun sequence DNA contains the following:
- the LOC122304680 gene encoding uncharacterized protein At2g23090-like has protein sequence MGGGNGQKAKMAREKNLEKQKGAKGSQLDSNKKAMSIQCKICMQTFMCTTTEVKCREHAEAKHPKSDVYTCFPHLKN, from the exons ATGGGAGGAGGCAACGGGCAAAAGGCGAAGATGGCACGCGAGAAGAACTTGGAGAAGCAAAAAGGCGCTAAGG GAAGCCAGCTAGATTCAAACAAGAAGGCAATGTCAATCCAG TGCAAGATTTGCATGCAGACCTTTATGTGCACCACAACCGAGGTGAAGTGCAGGGAACATGCAGAAGCAAAGCACCCCAAATCTGATGTTTATACTTGCTTCCCTCATCTCAAAAACTGA
- the LOC122304674 gene encoding acyl-CoA-binding domain-containing protein 3-like isoform X1, translating into MHGRIYFALQYPLPFLIYSSSKSVSDLQSFFFISQSFPMELLFELLLTVFLSLTLCFLLSKLLYAASAGDKNRTSTLTSRRYANGIWVMPEELKLQIGRRFRLIEKTDKNVTEPVQDKLDVQEFVNEGFESTERDIRGEKHIEEVSERCCVGECGESLVDGSSKGEKLCEIELESVKSEVDSARDVLVCGGKEGCEFEKSGDDEFKDKVFGLEDDWEGIERTELEKVFGAAVVLAGSASTAGRASSLGSDVEAQLYGLHKIATQGPCHEPQPMALKLSARAKWNAWQRLGNMSPEVAMEQYIALLSRSFPRWMQYDFVRGNKQVLEEFEAFRRLASDLEELPSIRLGAADERKMEMKPHFEAFYVTGFGVQNP; encoded by the exons ATGCACGGCAGAATATACTTTGCTCTGCAATATCCCCTCCCCTTTCTGATCTATTCCTCGTCGAAATCAGTCTCTGatcttcaatcctttttcttCATCTCACAAAGCTTTCCCATGGAGCTTTTGTTCGAACTCTTGTTGACAGTTTTTCTTTCTCTGACCCTCTGTTTCCTCCTTTCCAAGCTCCTCTATGCAGCTTCTGCCGGTGACAAAAACCGCACCTCTACGTTGACATCACGTAGGTATGCGAACGGAATATGGGTTATGCCTGAGGAGCTGAAGCTCCAAATCGGGAGAAGATTCCGGTTGATTGAAAAAACTGATAAAAATGTAACTGAACCGGTTCAGGACAAATTGGATGTTCAAGAATTTGTCAACGAAGGGTTTGAGTCAACGGAGAGGGACATTAGGGGAGAGAAACATATTGAAGAGGTATCAGAGCGTTGCTGTGTGGGAGAGTGCGGGGAAAGCTTGGTGGATGGAAGTTCTAAGGGGGAAAAGCTTTGCGAAATTGAGTTAGAGTCGGTTAAGAGCGAGGTGGATTCGGCCCGGGATGTATTGGTGTGCGGAGGTAAGGAGGGATGTGAATTCGAAAAAAGTGGGGATGATGAGTTCAAGGACAAAGTGTTTGGTTTGGAGGATGATTGGGAGGGGATCGAAAGGACCGAATTGGAAAAGGTCTTCGGCGCCGCGGTGGTGCTTGCGGGATCTGCCAGTACTGCTGGTCGAGCTTCGAGTCTTGGCAGTGATGTGGAGGCGCAGTTATATGGGCTTCACAAGATTGCCACCCAAGGGCCTTGCCATGAACCCCAACCAATGGCATTGAAGCTCTCTGCTCGCGCTAAGTG GAATGCTTGGCAACGGCTTGGTAATATGAGTCCGGAGGTAGCAATGGAGCAATACATCGCCCTTCTTTCAAGAAGTTTTCCTAGGTGGATGCAATATGATTTTGTT AGAGGTAATAAACAGGTTTTAGAAGAATTCGAAGCATTTAGGAGGCTAGCTTCTGATTTAGAGGAACTGCCATCAATACGACTAGGTGCTGCAGATGAAAG GAAAATGGAGATGAAGCCTCATTTTGAGGCTTTTTATGTTACAGGATTTGGTGTCCAAAATCCATGA
- the LOC122304674 gene encoding acyl-CoA-binding domain-containing protein 3-like isoform X2, translated as MHGRIYFALQYPLPFLIYSSSKSVSDLQSFFFISQSFPMELLFELLLTVFLSLTLCFLLSKLLYAASAGDKNRTSTLTSRRYANGIWVMPEELKLQIGRRFRLIEKTDKNVTEPVQDKLDVQEFVNEGFESTERDIRGEKHIEEVSERCCVGECGESLVDGSSKGEKLCEIELESVKSEVDSARDVLVCGGKEGCEFEKSGDDEFKDKVFGLEDDWEGIERTELEKVFGAAVVLAGSASTAGRASSLGSDVEAQLYGLHKIATQGPCHEPQPMALKLSARAKWTKTCQLLFTIRMTSPKSLLHGCRCPFRVLVEASDCL; from the exons ATGCACGGCAGAATATACTTTGCTCTGCAATATCCCCTCCCCTTTCTGATCTATTCCTCGTCGAAATCAGTCTCTGatcttcaatcctttttcttCATCTCACAAAGCTTTCCCATGGAGCTTTTGTTCGAACTCTTGTTGACAGTTTTTCTTTCTCTGACCCTCTGTTTCCTCCTTTCCAAGCTCCTCTATGCAGCTTCTGCCGGTGACAAAAACCGCACCTCTACGTTGACATCACGTAGGTATGCGAACGGAATATGGGTTATGCCTGAGGAGCTGAAGCTCCAAATCGGGAGAAGATTCCGGTTGATTGAAAAAACTGATAAAAATGTAACTGAACCGGTTCAGGACAAATTGGATGTTCAAGAATTTGTCAACGAAGGGTTTGAGTCAACGGAGAGGGACATTAGGGGAGAGAAACATATTGAAGAGGTATCAGAGCGTTGCTGTGTGGGAGAGTGCGGGGAAAGCTTGGTGGATGGAAGTTCTAAGGGGGAAAAGCTTTGCGAAATTGAGTTAGAGTCGGTTAAGAGCGAGGTGGATTCGGCCCGGGATGTATTGGTGTGCGGAGGTAAGGAGGGATGTGAATTCGAAAAAAGTGGGGATGATGAGTTCAAGGACAAAGTGTTTGGTTTGGAGGATGATTGGGAGGGGATCGAAAGGACCGAATTGGAAAAGGTCTTCGGCGCCGCGGTGGTGCTTGCGGGATCTGCCAGTACTGCTGGTCGAGCTTCGAGTCTTGGCAGTGATGTGGAGGCGCAGTTATATGGGCTTCACAAGATTGCCACCCAAGGGCCTTGCCATGAACCCCAACCAATGGCATTGAAGCTCTCTGCTCGCGCTAAGTG GACAAAGACGTGTCAATTGCTCTTCACCATCAGAATGACATCTCCTAAATCCTTACTGCATGGATGCAGATGCCCCTTTAGAGTACTGGTGGAGGCATCGGACTGTTTATAA
- the LOC122304662 gene encoding molybdate-anion transporter, giving the protein MGVVIESSVWEPNLALYIFIFISCLLSIFIFPYASNNNSSIKTSALFDHGFSSSFLRFQRNFLFVYSLASAMEGLWAVFGEFELAHYGFSREQMILSLCVGSAAALFVGTFLGVLSDLIGQKKVCLIFCILHLFVGIWKRIIGHPSVLVASICLSLASSIFSFSFETWVVVQHEKQGLRQDSMSDTFWLMTFFESASYIGSQVLANWLIGDNMEKNIASPSNAAILLGMISVTSVTVGLKGPSQTASFKEYRVSFYSYILGDRRICLLAWAQACLHFSITVFWLLWAPTLVADGREVHLGLVYPCMLGARMLGSTVFPWLISGPSPLRTEDCLLYSFIVLGLVLSIIAYDYQEIEVLVALFCLFHGCVGLILPSLARLRTMYVPNELRGGMMSLSLAPANAAILLFMTQGVYHRNIGNAAIIAFAAMCLLTAAGGMHVLKRLGKQPYQNWHKL; this is encoded by the exons ATGGGAGTCGTCATTGAAAGCTCCGTTTGGGAACCGAATCTCGCCCTATAcattttcatcttcatctcctGCCTCCTTTCCATATTTATCTTCCCTTACGCATCCAACAACAACAGCTCCATTAAAACCTCGGCCCTCTTCGACCATGGATTCTCTTCCTCCTTCCTTCGTTTCCAGCGGAACTTCCTTTTCGTGTATTCCCTCGCTTCAG CAATGGAAGGACTATGGGCAGTCTTCGGAGAGTTCGAGCTGGCTCACTATGGATTTAGCAGAGAGCAAATGATTTTGTCTCTCTGTGTTGGTTCTGCAGCTGCTCTTTTCGTTGGCACTTTCTTAGGCGTGCTTTCTGATCTAAT AGGTCAAAAGAAAGTTTGTCTCATTTTTTGCATCCTTCACCTGTTTGTCGGCATTTGGAAGAGGATTATTGGTCACCCAAGTGTTCTGGTAGCAAGCATCTGTTTGTCTCTTGCCTCTTCAATATTTTCATTCAGTTTTGAGACATGGGTGGTAGTTCAACATGAAAAG CAAGGGCTGAGGCAAGATTCAATGAGTGACACATTTTGGTTAATGACTTTTTTTGAGTCTGCGTCTTACATTGGAAGCCAGGTGCTTGCAAATTGGCTCATTGGTGATAATATGGAGAAGAACATAGCATCTCCTTCCAACGCAGCTATCTTGTTGGGAATGATAAGCGTAACTTCTGTTACTGTAGGATTGAAAGGACCTTCGCAGACTGCTTCATTTAAGGAATATAGAGTGTccttttattcatatattttaggAG ATAGAAGGATATGCCTTTTGGCATGGGCACAAGCTTGTCTTCACTTCTCCATTACAGTGTTTTGGCTTTTATGGGCCCCGACATTGGTG GCTGATGGACGAGAAGTGCATCTCGGATTGGTATATCCCTGTATGCTGGGTGCGAGAATGCTTGGAAGCACAGTGTTCCCATGGCTCATTAGTGGACCATCACCACTTCGCACTGAAGATTGTCTACTATATTCATTTATCGTACTCGGACTTGTGTTATCTATAATAGCTTATGATTATCAG GAAATTGAAGTTCTAGTTGCACTATTTTGCTTATTCCATGGGTGTGTTGGCTTAATTTTACCTTCACTTGCCAGATTGAGGACCAT GTATGTGCCAAATGAGTTGCGAGGAGGAATGATGAGCCTTTCTCTAGCCCCTGCCAATGCAGCAATTCTGCTTTTTATGACCCAA GGAGTCTACCATCGGAACATTGGGAATGCAGCAATAATTGCATTTGCTGCGATGTGTCTCCTCACAGCAGCTGGTGGTATGCATGTATTGAAGCGATTGGGGAAGCAACCATATCAAAACTGGCACAAATTATGA